From the Brassica napus cultivar Da-Ae chromosome A8, Da-Ae, whole genome shotgun sequence genome, one window contains:
- the LOC106361676 gene encoding transcription factor VOZ1 isoform X2 — MVVFFKSLSLVYKRKSRERREASNVSLLFLCGVLIILSLCVVLQVSVRGSFSWRDFSLMTGKRSKTTCRSVSHKLFKDKAKNRVDNLQGMLLDLQFARKESSALDVTLLEEQVNLMLREWKSELNEPSPASSLQQGGTLGSFSTDICRLLQLCDEEDDATSKLAAPKLEPTDQNLEQYGPLADHCKDPPLVVGNNLDGTAHLEYNLQQEFEPSFNGGFNDGPGYGVEGPLDISAFIPIICPPPSAFLGPKCALWDCPRPAQGLDWFQDYCSSFHAALAFNEGPPGMNPVVRPGGIGLKDGLLFAALSAKAGGKDVGIPECEGAATAKSPWNAPELFDLTVLESETLREWLFFDKPRRAFESGNRKQRSLPDYNGRGWHESRKQVMSEFGGLKRSYYMDPQPLHHFEWHLYEYEINNCDACALYRLELKLVVDGKKNSKGKVSTDSVADLQKQMRRLTAEFPQENNNNKRCIKGRNKVNTKVATGNVQNTVEQTNEYGVGEEFNYLVGNLTDYYVN; from the exons ATGGTCGTCTTTTTTAAGTCATTGAGTTTAGTTTATAAAAGGAAAAGTAGAGAACGAAGAGAAGCAAGCAACGTTTCTCTCTTATTCCTTTGTGGGGTTTTAATTATCTTGTCCCTTTGTGTTGTTCTACAAGTATCTGTGCGAGGAAGTTTTTCTTGGAGAGACTTTTCCTTAATGACGGGGAAACGATCCAAGACTACTTGCAGATCTGTTTCTCACAAGCTGTTCAAGGATAAGGCCAAGAACCGTGTTGATAATCTGCAAGGCATGCTACTGGATCTTCAGTTTGCAAGGAAAGAGAGCAGCGCTCTTGATGTGACACTGCTTGAGGAGCAAGTGAATCTGATGCTTCGTGAGTGGAAGTCAGAGCTCAACGAGCCATCTCCAGCATCATCCTTGCAacaa GGTGGTACTCTGGGGTCTTTCTCAACAGACATTTGTCGGCTGCTTCAGCTCtgtgatgaggaagatgatgcaACTAGCAAATTAGCTGCGCCCAAGCTCGAGCCTACTGATCAGAATCTTGAACAATATGGTCCATTGGCTGATCATTGCAAAGATCCTCCCTTAGTAGTTGGCAACAACTTGGATGGAACAGCTCATTTGGAGTACAATCTGCAGCAAGAGTTTGAACCAAGCTTCAATGGTGGTTTCAATGATGGTCCTGGTTATGGTGTAGAGGGTCCTTTGGATATATCTGCTTTCATCCCAATAATCTGTCCTCCACCCTCTGCGTTCTTGGGTCCAAAATGTGCTCTTTGGGACTGCCCTAGGCCTGCTCAAGGACTCGACTGGTTCCAGGATTACTGCAGCAGCTTCCACGCTGCACTGGCTTTCAATGAAGGTCCACCTGGTATGAACCCCGTGGTGCGTCCGGGAGGCATTGGTTTGAAAGATGGTCTGCTTTTTGCTGCTCTTAGCGCAAAGGCTGGAGGAAAAGATGTCGGTATTCCTGAATGTGAAGGAGCTGCAACTGCTAAATCTCCATGGAACGCTCCAG AGCTCTTTGATCTCACGGTTCTAGAGAGTGAGACACTAAGGGAGTGGCTATTCTTTGACAAGCCAAGGAGGGCCTTTGAGAGCGGGAACAGGAAGCAAAGGTCTTTACCGGATTACAACGGTCGCGGCTGGCACGAGTCACGCAAACAGGTCATGAGCGAGTTTGGAGGGCTGAAAAGATCTTACTACATGGATCCACAGCCTCTGCACCATTTCGAATGGCATCTTTACGAGTACGAGATCAACAACTGCGATGCTTGTGCCTTGTACAGGCTCGAGCTCAAGCTCGTTGTTGATGGGAAGAAGAATTCAAAAGGCAAAGTATCAACTGACTCCGTGGCTGATCTGCAGAAACAGATGAGAAGACTCACCGCTGAGTTCCCtcaagaaaacaacaacaacaaacgcTGCATCAAAGGAAGGAATAAAGTGAACACAAAAGTGGCCACTGGAAATGTTCAGAACACAGTAGAGCAGACCAATGAGTATGGAGTAGGTGAAGAGTTTAACTATCTTGTCGGAAATCTAACTGACTATTATGTCAATTGA
- the LOC106361676 gene encoding transcription factor VOZ1 isoform X1, giving the protein MVVFFKSLSLVYKRKSRERREASNVSLLFLCGVLIILSLCVVLQVSVRGSFSWRDFSLMTGKRSKTTCRSVSHKLFKDKAKNRVDNLQGMLLDLQFARKESSALDVTLLEEQVNLMLREWKSELNEPSPASSLQQQGGTLGSFSTDICRLLQLCDEEDDATSKLAAPKLEPTDQNLEQYGPLADHCKDPPLVVGNNLDGTAHLEYNLQQEFEPSFNGGFNDGPGYGVEGPLDISAFIPIICPPPSAFLGPKCALWDCPRPAQGLDWFQDYCSSFHAALAFNEGPPGMNPVVRPGGIGLKDGLLFAALSAKAGGKDVGIPECEGAATAKSPWNAPELFDLTVLESETLREWLFFDKPRRAFESGNRKQRSLPDYNGRGWHESRKQVMSEFGGLKRSYYMDPQPLHHFEWHLYEYEINNCDACALYRLELKLVVDGKKNSKGKVSTDSVADLQKQMRRLTAEFPQENNNNKRCIKGRNKVNTKVATGNVQNTVEQTNEYGVGEEFNYLVGNLTDYYVN; this is encoded by the exons ATGGTCGTCTTTTTTAAGTCATTGAGTTTAGTTTATAAAAGGAAAAGTAGAGAACGAAGAGAAGCAAGCAACGTTTCTCTCTTATTCCTTTGTGGGGTTTTAATTATCTTGTCCCTTTGTGTTGTTCTACAAGTATCTGTGCGAGGAAGTTTTTCTTGGAGAGACTTTTCCTTAATGACGGGGAAACGATCCAAGACTACTTGCAGATCTGTTTCTCACAAGCTGTTCAAGGATAAGGCCAAGAACCGTGTTGATAATCTGCAAGGCATGCTACTGGATCTTCAGTTTGCAAGGAAAGAGAGCAGCGCTCTTGATGTGACACTGCTTGAGGAGCAAGTGAATCTGATGCTTCGTGAGTGGAAGTCAGAGCTCAACGAGCCATCTCCAGCATCATCCTTGCAacaa CAGGGTGGTACTCTGGGGTCTTTCTCAACAGACATTTGTCGGCTGCTTCAGCTCtgtgatgaggaagatgatgcaACTAGCAAATTAGCTGCGCCCAAGCTCGAGCCTACTGATCAGAATCTTGAACAATATGGTCCATTGGCTGATCATTGCAAAGATCCTCCCTTAGTAGTTGGCAACAACTTGGATGGAACAGCTCATTTGGAGTACAATCTGCAGCAAGAGTTTGAACCAAGCTTCAATGGTGGTTTCAATGATGGTCCTGGTTATGGTGTAGAGGGTCCTTTGGATATATCTGCTTTCATCCCAATAATCTGTCCTCCACCCTCTGCGTTCTTGGGTCCAAAATGTGCTCTTTGGGACTGCCCTAGGCCTGCTCAAGGACTCGACTGGTTCCAGGATTACTGCAGCAGCTTCCACGCTGCACTGGCTTTCAATGAAGGTCCACCTGGTATGAACCCCGTGGTGCGTCCGGGAGGCATTGGTTTGAAAGATGGTCTGCTTTTTGCTGCTCTTAGCGCAAAGGCTGGAGGAAAAGATGTCGGTATTCCTGAATGTGAAGGAGCTGCAACTGCTAAATCTCCATGGAACGCTCCAG AGCTCTTTGATCTCACGGTTCTAGAGAGTGAGACACTAAGGGAGTGGCTATTCTTTGACAAGCCAAGGAGGGCCTTTGAGAGCGGGAACAGGAAGCAAAGGTCTTTACCGGATTACAACGGTCGCGGCTGGCACGAGTCACGCAAACAGGTCATGAGCGAGTTTGGAGGGCTGAAAAGATCTTACTACATGGATCCACAGCCTCTGCACCATTTCGAATGGCATCTTTACGAGTACGAGATCAACAACTGCGATGCTTGTGCCTTGTACAGGCTCGAGCTCAAGCTCGTTGTTGATGGGAAGAAGAATTCAAAAGGCAAAGTATCAACTGACTCCGTGGCTGATCTGCAGAAACAGATGAGAAGACTCACCGCTGAGTTCCCtcaagaaaacaacaacaacaaacgcTGCATCAAAGGAAGGAATAAAGTGAACACAAAAGTGGCCACTGGAAATGTTCAGAACACAGTAGAGCAGACCAATGAGTATGGAGTAGGTGAAGAGTTTAACTATCTTGTCGGAAATCTAACTGACTATTATGTCAATTGA